The Paenibacillus sp. MBLB1832 genome has a window encoding:
- the gyrA gene encoding DNA gyrase subunit A has translation MSEELHSQVKEIDISTEMRTSFLDYAMSIIVSRALPDVRDGLKPVHRRILFAMSELGMSPDKPYKKSARIVGEVIGKYHPHGDTAVYETMVRMAQDFSLRYMLVDGHGNFGSIDGDMAAAMRYTEARLSKIAMELLRDINRETIDYAPNYDGEENEPVVLPSRFPNLLVNGSSGIAVGMATNIPPHNLREVIEGIQMMIANPDVTPMELMTAIKGPDFPTAGFILGREGIRQAYSTGRGSVTMRARTVIEENNNKARIIVNELPYQVNKARLVEKIAELVREKKIDGITDLRDESDRNGMRVVIELRRDVNPNVVLNNLFKQTAMQSNFGIIMLALVNGEPRVLNLREMLHYYLKHQQEVIRRRTEFDLRKAEARAHILEGLRIALDHLDQVIALIRSSRTTDEAREGLMSTFSLSLDQAQAILDMRLQRLTGLEREKIEAEYAELMKRIAELKAILADEQLILAIISEELNEIKEKFGDERRSEITVGEESIEDEDLIPREDVVVTITHTGYIKRLPVTTYRNQKRGGRGIVGMDTKDNDFVEHLFVTNTHHYLMFFTNKGKVYRLKAYEIPDLSRTARGTPIINLIQIEQGETINAVIPVESFETDQYLFFATKQGVVKKTPIDDYSNIRKGGLIAINLREDDDLIGVKLTDGNQGIIMGTRYGMSIHFPEQDVRSMGRSATGVKGIHLDEEDVVIDMDVVHEDNSVLIVTSKGFGKRTPVSEYRIQSRGGKGIKTLNVTDKNGPIVGLKVVQEDEDLMIITASGTVIRTSMDGISMMGRNTQGVRLINIREDDEVGTLARVQKNEEQNETEEDGDWEETTESTETE, from the coding sequence ATGAGCGAAGAATTACATTCGCAAGTCAAAGAAATTGACATTTCGACCGAAATGCGTACATCCTTCTTAGACTATGCGATGAGTATCATTGTCAGTCGTGCACTGCCAGATGTTAGAGATGGTCTGAAGCCTGTTCATCGTCGTATTTTGTTTGCGATGTCTGAACTAGGCATGTCTCCAGATAAGCCATATAAGAAGTCCGCAAGAATCGTTGGTGAAGTTATCGGTAAGTATCATCCACATGGAGATACGGCTGTTTACGAGACCATGGTGCGGATGGCACAAGATTTCTCCCTGCGTTACATGCTTGTAGATGGCCATGGTAACTTTGGATCCATTGATGGCGATATGGCGGCAGCTATGCGTTATACCGAAGCTCGTTTATCGAAAATTGCTATGGAGCTTCTTCGTGATATCAATAGAGAAACGATTGATTATGCGCCAAACTATGATGGTGAAGAAAACGAACCTGTGGTTCTTCCTTCCCGGTTCCCGAACTTGCTTGTTAACGGGAGTTCAGGAATTGCCGTAGGCATGGCAACGAATATTCCTCCGCATAACCTCCGAGAGGTTATCGAGGGCATTCAGATGATGATCGCGAATCCAGATGTAACACCAATGGAATTGATGACCGCAATCAAAGGGCCAGATTTCCCGACAGCTGGATTTATTCTTGGTCGCGAGGGAATTCGACAAGCCTACTCCACGGGCCGTGGCTCTGTTACAATGCGTGCTAGAACGGTCATCGAGGAGAATAACAATAAGGCAAGAATCATCGTGAATGAGCTGCCTTATCAAGTGAATAAAGCAAGATTAGTAGAGAAGATTGCTGAGCTTGTCCGTGAGAAGAAAATTGATGGAATTACAGACCTTCGCGATGAGTCAGACCGCAATGGTATGCGTGTTGTAATCGAGCTTAGACGCGATGTCAATCCGAATGTCGTCTTGAACAACTTGTTTAAACAAACAGCCATGCAATCCAATTTCGGTATTATTATGCTTGCGCTCGTTAACGGAGAACCGCGAGTATTGAATCTCCGTGAGATGCTGCACTACTACCTCAAGCATCAACAAGAAGTGATTCGTCGCAGAACTGAATTCGATTTGCGCAAAGCGGAAGCGAGAGCGCACATTTTAGAAGGATTGCGAATTGCGCTCGATCACCTAGATCAAGTTATCGCATTAATTCGTTCTTCGCGAACAACGGATGAAGCAAGAGAAGGACTCATGTCGACATTTAGTCTGAGCCTGGATCAAGCACAAGCCATTCTCGATATGCGTCTACAGCGCTTGACTGGCTTAGAGCGGGAGAAGATCGAAGCGGAATATGCAGAACTCATGAAGAGAATTGCTGAGCTTAAAGCAATTCTGGCCGATGAGCAGCTGATTCTAGCGATCATTAGCGAAGAACTTAATGAAATCAAAGAGAAGTTCGGAGACGAACGACGCTCTGAAATTACGGTTGGGGAAGAAAGCATCGAAGATGAAGACCTAATTCCACGTGAAGATGTGGTTGTAACAATTACGCACACGGGTTACATCAAGCGTCTTCCAGTTACGACGTATCGCAACCAGAAACGTGGTGGACGTGGTATTGTCGGTATGGATACGAAAGATAACGATTTCGTGGAACATTTATTCGTAACGAATACGCATCATTATCTGATGTTCTTTACGAATAAAGGGAAAGTCTATCGTTTGAAAGCTTACGAGATTCCAGATTTGAGCCGTACAGCTCGTGGAACACCAATCATTAACCTGATCCAGATCGAACAAGGGGAAACGATTAATGCGGTTATCCCAGTTGAAAGTTTCGAGACTGATCAGTACCTCTTCTTTGCTACGAAGCAAGGGGTTGTAAAGAAAACACCTATTGACGATTACTCGAATATCCGTAAGGGTGGGCTAATTGCCATCAACTTACGCGAAGATGATGATCTGATTGGTGTGAAGCTGACGGACGGTAACCAGGGAATCATCATGGGAACTCGTTATGGGATGTCGATTCACTTCCCTGAGCAAGATGTCCGTTCTATGGGCAGATCGGCTACGGGTGTGAAAGGTATCCATTTGGATGAAGAAGATGTTGTCATCGATATGGACGTTGTTCATGAGGATAACAGTGTGCTTATCGTAACGTCCAAAGGCTTCGGTAAACGGACACCAGTTTCCGAATATCGGATTCAATCACGTGGTGGTAAGGGTATCAAAACCTTAAACGTCACAGATAAAAACGGCCCAATCGTCGGTCTAAAAGTCGTCCAAGAAGACGAGGATCTCATGATTATTACGGCGTCAGGAACAGTAATCCGTACTAGCATGGATGGCATTTCTATGATGGGACGTAACACCCAAGGTGTGCGTCTAATTAATATTCGTGAAGACGACGAAGTCGGTACGCTTGCTCGCGTGCAGAAGAATGAAGAGCAGAACGAGACAGAAGAAGACGGTGACTGGGAAGAAACTACAGAATCTACCGAAACAGAGTGA
- a CDS encoding HD-GYP domain-containing protein → MPTVAVSQLKSGEKLGENVITKLGNILLNKGKVIQERELEILKAFLIPSVQIESKNGSEADKAMEEVKPKETETVHPFYMEYSNMIKLLKRVFLLANGGQPLPILEIRTGLEALIRHIDAYKVLTFTPKNRTLHDYIYHKSILVSLTSYSLAVWAGLPQKDLVQIALAGLLHDIGTSKVDRTLLEKKSPLSPVEMDEIKQHTLIGYQILKNMSGINEGVKLTALQHHEREDGSGYPLGVKSDKIHLYAKIVAIADIYNAMTNERYYKPAHSPYVVLEQLLTESFGKLDPTLVQVFMNKSTQISNGTLVKLSDNRVGEIIFSDRSHPTRPWVNVNGTIVNLTVERNLFIQDVIGHI, encoded by the coding sequence GTGCCGACAGTAGCTGTTTCGCAACTAAAATCGGGTGAGAAATTAGGCGAAAACGTAATAACAAAATTAGGAAATATTCTGCTTAATAAAGGGAAAGTCATTCAGGAACGTGAGCTCGAAATTTTGAAAGCATTTCTCATTCCGTCGGTCCAAATTGAATCAAAGAACGGCAGCGAAGCCGATAAAGCGATGGAAGAAGTAAAGCCGAAAGAAACGGAGACAGTCCATCCTTTTTATATGGAATATTCCAATATGATAAAGTTGCTCAAAAGAGTCTTTTTACTTGCAAATGGTGGACAGCCACTTCCCATCTTAGAAATTCGAACAGGCCTCGAAGCACTAATACGTCATATTGATGCTTACAAAGTTCTTACTTTTACTCCCAAAAATCGCACACTGCATGATTATATTTATCATAAAAGTATATTGGTTAGTTTAACTTCTTATTCGCTTGCTGTATGGGCGGGACTTCCTCAGAAGGATCTAGTACAAATTGCATTGGCTGGGTTGCTTCACGATATAGGCACTAGTAAAGTAGATCGTACACTTTTGGAGAAGAAGAGCCCTCTTAGCCCAGTGGAAATGGATGAGATCAAACAACATACATTGATTGGGTATCAAATATTGAAGAACATGTCGGGGATTAACGAAGGGGTTAAACTAACGGCTCTTCAACATCATGAACGAGAAGATGGCTCTGGTTATCCATTAGGTGTTAAGTCCGATAAAATTCATTTGTATGCTAAAATCGTTGCAATCGCGGATATTTATAATGCCATGACCAACGAGAGGTACTATAAGCCTGCCCACTCACCATATGTTGTGTTAGAGCAGTTATTGACAGAGTCTTTCGGTAAACTAGATCCTACGCTTGTTCAAGTCTTTATGAATAAATCAACACAAATCAGCAACGGAACGCTTGTAAAATTAAGTGATAACCGTGTCGGTGAAATTATCTTCTCCGATCGTTCACATCCGACTCGACCTTGGGTAAATGTGAATGGAACAATCGTTAACTTGACCGTCGAGCGGAACTTATTTATTCAAGATGTAATTGGCCATATTTAA